The window TTACTCTTAAGTTCATCAGGCTCTTCTGGAAACATTAAACCCCCCATTATAAACAGAGATTCTTTAGCACGGGATATGATCTCCATTTCCTTACTCAGAATTTTTTCCTGGCCATGCAGCAGCCAGATTGGTGCTGGAACCTGGGGGATTTGACTTTCATAAACCATGTTAAGTTCAGCCTCTGCCTGATCCATGGTTTCCCGGATATGGTTTCTGGATCTTTTAAATACTTCATGTGGAGGGATTACCGTGAATTTTAAAGGTTTTCCCCTGTTCATTTCAACGAAATCCTTTTCCACCAGGTTTTTCAACACTTGATATACTTTTGATCGAGGGACATTGGCGGCTAAACTGATTTCAGTAGCATTTGCAGAAATTAATGATGTTAATGCCACGTAAGTTTGTGTTTCATAATCGGTGAGGCCCATTAATCTCAAAGCTTCCATTGATTCTCTGTTTAAAGCCATTAAAATCATTTCCTTTGGGTTTATTTATTTTCATCCTTTTTTTATCGATATTTTAATTCCAAGATAATCTTTGTTTCATTTTATACTATATTAGTGACAAAATCTATAAATGTTTCTTCTCAGGATATCATAAAGTTAGAAGTAAGAAAGGTGAAAATATGACTTCAGAGAATGAATATGCCATCGTAACCAACCACCTCACCAAAAAATTCAAAGATTTCACTGCAGTGAATGATTTGAACCTTAAAGTGAAGAGGGGTGAGATATATGGACTTTTGGGTCCTAATGGTGCAGGCAAAACTACCATGATCAAAATGCTGGCCAGCATCATCAACCCCACTTCAGGAGATGCAAGGGTGCTGGGGGAAAAAATTCCTGATGGTAAAATAGCACCTAAAATAGGTTACATGCCCCAGGAAACGGGTGTGTACCTGGGACTTACCGTGGATCAGAATCTTAAATTTTATGGAAGGATATTCAACCTTGAAAAGGATGAAGTGGAAAAAAGGGAAGATGAACTTCTAAAATTTGTGGACCTTTCTGACTGGAAATATGAAATGGCGGAAAACCTCTCAGGAGGAATGAAACACCGAGTGTCACTGGCTTGCACCCTAATTCACCAGCCAGAACTTCTATTTCTTGATGAACCTACTGTAGGTGTTGACCCTGAACTCAGGGTGTCCTTCTGGAATTACTTCAACCAGCTACGGGAGAAAGGTGTTACCATCCTTATAACCACCCATTACATGGATGAGGCACGCCACTGTGACCGCATAGGTTTCATGCAGAGAGGCCATCTCATAGCAGAAGATGCACCCATAAATCTGCTTGAAGAAAGTGGTAAAGATTCACTGGAGGATGCATTTATGGAGTTTTCTAAAAGGGATGAAACCCATGAAGAGGTGGGGTCATGAAATTTTATCGTGTGATGGCTGTCAGTCGCCGAGTTTTCCGCGACGTGGCCAATGATAAGCGTAGTCTGGCAATGTTATTCATAGCTCCCATCTTTGCCATGTGCATATTTGGGCTGGCCTTCAGTGGTGATGTGGAGGATGTGAATGTTATCATTGTAAATCAGGACAATGGATTCACCCCTCCCATGGGAAACACCACTTATCTATCTGAAAAAATCATTGACAACCTGGATACCAAAGTTTTGAAAATCCAGAATATGAGTAACGTTGATGAGGCACGTCAAAAGGTTGTAGATGGCCAGGCATCTGCAGTGATCATATTCCCTGAAAACTTCACTGAAAACGCCATTTTGAAGACCGAAAATTCATCCTATCCCGACAGTGCAGAGATTGTAATTCAAGGTGATGATAGTATAACCAACATCAAAAACGCCATCTTGAAGACGGTAAACGATGCAGTTTCTGACACCATGTCTGAAGAAGGGGTAAACCCAGCATTGAAAGTAACTTCAGACCCTATTTATGGTAAAGATGCAGAATTCATTGATTTCTTCGTGCCGGGGATATTGGCCTTTGTAGTTTATCTATTAACAACCATATTAACCCTTATAACCTTCGTAGGGGAACGATCCAACGGCACCCTTGAACGAGTGCTGGCCACTCCAGTTACCGAAGGGGAAGTGGTGACCGGGTATGCCATTACATTCGGCACACTGGGAATCACGCAGGTTGCACTCCTTCTTATCATTGCCATCCTGGTATTTGACATTATGGTGATTGGAAACGTGCTTTTAGCTTTTTTAGCAGTGGCAATTTTAGCAGTAACCTGTCAGGCACTGGGAATATTATTATCCAGCCTGGCCAAACGTCCAGAACAGGCAATACAATTTTTCCCATTTGTAATATTGCCAGCATTCCTTCTTTCTGGAGTTTTCTGGCCAATACAGGCTATTCCAGAGTGGTTAAGGCCATTATCATATCTGGTTCCGCCCACTTATGCGGTAAATGCTTGCAGGGCAGTGATGCTTAAAGGATGGGGATTGGATAAAATATGGCCAGATCTCCTAGCTCTGGTAATATTCGCCATTTTGTTCATGGTTTTAGCAGTGTATTCCTTGAGAAGAGGAAAACAATGAAAATAAAATCAGAATATTATTAATATTTCTTTTTTTTTATTTTGAGTTATTTCATGTATTTGATAGATATTTGATAAAATAAACACATGTTTGATAAAATAAACTGACAGATATAATCTAAAAAAATAAGAAAAAGGGGATAAGGCATATCCCAAATTTTGATTTATTTTATTTGCGTTTTGGCAGTATCAATCCACCTAACACCATTAACACTGCAAATAATAGTGGTGCTATTGGTGCTCCGGTAGTTTGCATTCCCACAGTTTGGCCATTGGTTTCTGGAACTGTTCGCGCATTTACAGTCACTGTTTGGATGTTACTTTCCAGATTAGGGTCGTAAGTGTCGGTGGTAAGGCTGGGTTTGAAGATGAATGTTCCAGCACTTAATGCTTTAACTCTAACCAGTGCAGTAGGGTCGCCCACAACTACATCACCCAGTATCCAGGTTACAGTCCTGGTCACAGAGTCATAGGTAGCTGTTCCCTGATCCACAGTCACATCCACAAATTCCATACCATCAGGTATTGGTAGTGTAAACACCACATTCTGTGCGGTGTCCGGACCTCGGTTACCAACTTTGAAGGTGAGAGTTATAATTTCACCCACATAAGGATTGGTTTTACTGGCCCAACTGTTGATGTAGAGGTCTGCTTGAGGGACTTTTAGGGTTCCATTACCAGTAGATGCATTGTAGTAGTCATCTCCTTCAAAATTGGCTTGTATGGTGTACGTACCCCCAACAAGCTCAATTAAATAGGATAAAGTTGCCACGCCATTAACATCTGTGAATGAAGTACCTGCAACAACTCCATTGACAGTAAAACTAACTTCAAGGCCGCTTAAAAGGTTACCATAACTGTCTGTGAGGGTGGCAGTTAGATCAACTGTTTTACCCTTGTTTCCAGTGACATCACTTACGGTGATTGTGGTGTTTGCTTTGTTGATGGTTAGGTTGTTGGTTCCGTTGGTTAGGTTGTAGTATTGGTTGCCTAGGAATTCTGCGGTTATGGTGTAGGGGCTTCCTGTGGGGTTTAGGGTTATGGGGTTGTATGTTATTGTGACTATGCCGTTGGTGTTGGTTGTTGCGCTGTTTATGAATGTGCTGCCGATGTAGAAGTTTATGGTTTCTCCGTTGAGTGGGGTGCCGTATTCATTTGTTAAAGTTGCAGTTAGTGTTGTGCTGCCTAAGTATGTTCCTGTTGATGGGTTTACGGTGATTGTGGTGTTTGCTTTGTTGATGGTTAGGTTGTTGGTTCCGTTGGTTAGGTTGTAGTATTGGTTGCCTAGGAATTCTGCGGTTATGGTGTAGGGGCTTCCTGTGGGGTTTAGGGTTATGGGGTTGTATGTTATTGTGGCTATGCCGTTGGTGTTGGTTGTTGCGCTGTTTATGAATGTGCTGCCGATGTAGAAGTTTATGGTTTTTCCGTTCAGTGGGGTGTTGTATTGGTTTGTTAGGGTTGCAGTTAGTGTTGTGCTACCCAGATAAACTCCTGATGCTGCTTCTACAGTTATGATGGTGTTTGCTTTTTCTACAGTAACTGAGGTGGTTAAGTATTCATTGTCCACCTGAGTGAAGATTACAGCAGTTCCAACTCCCTCTCCAGTGTAGGTTGTGGTACCAATTCCATCGGTGGTTTCAGTGTCCGTGGGATCAACACCTTCAGGTCCAGATACCATGCCAAATTCGACAGGAATTTCGTCAGGCACATAACCTCCAGTAGGCTGTTGGTAGGGGTCCACACCGTTTATGGTGTTCCAGGTTAAATCAGCAGTTATTGTGGAATTGCTGAGATAGTGTATGTTGGTAGGATCAGCCATTAACCTTAGCATAATCCAGGGACTGTAATCCACACCTGCAGAAACTCTGGAACTAGGTTCATCGTTTGATCCCCACCAGTTGTTTTCTGCGTTGGCATTGGCTCCATTACTGGCAATGTCGGGTAAGGTGTTATCTAGGATGCGGTTGAAGTTTATACCAGGTGTGGATGACACATCAACATCTGTGTAAATTGCTCCACCGGTACCATTAGTTCCGTTAAAACCTGAAGTTCCATTGGTACCACCATCTCCTTGTCCTTTTAAACCTCCAGCTCCTCCGCTACCAGGAATGCCAATGAGGTTGCTGATGAGGTTGTTACTGATTACTTCCAGATGAGTTCCAGTGTGGTATATGCCGGCACCAGAACCTGAGTTTCCACCGTTTCCACCGTTTCCACCATTTCCTGAATTAACCCATATCGTGCCAAAGAACCAGTAACTAAACCTGTCGCTACCGTTTCCACCGTTTCCACCGTTTCCACCGTTTCCACTTCGGTTGGATGTTACTGTGGATTCAGTGAGAAGTAGATAGTTGGAGTTGTAGATTGTTCCACCGTTTCCACCGGCACCTCCGGAGCCACCATTACCACCGTTACTGGCGGTTATTTCTCC is drawn from Methanobacterium petrolearium and contains these coding sequences:
- a CDS encoding TrmB family transcriptional regulator; its protein translation is MALNRESMEALRLMGLTDYETQTYVALTSLISANATEISLAANVPRSKVYQVLKNLVEKDFVEMNRGKPLKFTVIPPHEVFKRSRNHIRETMDQAEAELNMVYESQIPQVPAPIWLLHGQEKILSKEMEIISRAKESLFIMGGLMFPEEPDELKSNLEKPLQKGVNIRMLTAPVCWVDDVEVPTQEILKSLPLQIKFFPVPFIKLIVRDKKEMLIAFCKLSGNTAISETAIGIWNQYQEFVDTISGIYEFIWNTDFFQ
- a CDS encoding ABC transporter ATP-binding protein, which translates into the protein MTSENEYAIVTNHLTKKFKDFTAVNDLNLKVKRGEIYGLLGPNGAGKTTMIKMLASIINPTSGDARVLGEKIPDGKIAPKIGYMPQETGVYLGLTVDQNLKFYGRIFNLEKDEVEKREDELLKFVDLSDWKYEMAENLSGGMKHRVSLACTLIHQPELLFLDEPTVGVDPELRVSFWNYFNQLREKGVTILITTHYMDEARHCDRIGFMQRGHLIAEDAPINLLEESGKDSLEDAFMEFSKRDETHEEVGS
- a CDS encoding ABC transporter permease is translated as MKFYRVMAVSRRVFRDVANDKRSLAMLFIAPIFAMCIFGLAFSGDVEDVNVIIVNQDNGFTPPMGNTTYLSEKIIDNLDTKVLKIQNMSNVDEARQKVVDGQASAVIIFPENFTENAILKTENSSYPDSAEIVIQGDDSITNIKNAILKTVNDAVSDTMSEEGVNPALKVTSDPIYGKDAEFIDFFVPGILAFVVYLLTTILTLITFVGERSNGTLERVLATPVTEGEVVTGYAITFGTLGITQVALLLIIAILVFDIMVIGNVLLAFLAVAILAVTCQALGILLSSLAKRPEQAIQFFPFVILPAFLLSGVFWPIQAIPEWLRPLSYLVPPTYAVNACRAVMLKGWGLDKIWPDLLALVIFAILFMVLAVYSLRRGKQ
- a CDS encoding Ig-like domain-containing protein; protein product: MQKKIILVLFVLVFSLTLAGAVSAADDSTSVEQLTNNSTNNTQLPDPTLIPYNGSPSVHYDTIQEAYDAAAVGTSTEMDTIELEAGGTFVLKDFEIKKNLIFTVANGGIATIQGDNDRLIHIYPGFTVYFYNITFENGHASDGTTLHPDGSDGGGIYNEGTLYLTNCVLRNNQAGDGDVGAVSYGGVGGDGGAIYNTGTVTITDCKIHDNRAGDGSEGTLFLHSNGFHGGSGGAIYSTGTLIITGSELYNNRAGNGADGILFGTGGNGGNGGAIYNTGTIITITDTLIHNNLAGNAGAGGAVVGTGGSGGNGGAIYNTGTGTLTITNSEINSNTAGTGGHGYNALIFGGTGGSGGNGGAIYNNATTDITNTTIHDNYAGEGGVGGEGTNGANGGAGGNGGAIYNTGTTTISNNTEIYFNTAGTGGAGAKGANGYGALIPGYTGGDGGSGGNGGAIYNTGTTDITNTTIHDNYAGEGGVGGNSGNGVKGEITASNGGNGGSGGAGGNGGTIYNSNYLLLTESTVTSNRSGNGGNGGNGGNGSDRFSYWFFGTIWVNSGNGGNGGNGGNSGSGAGIYHTGTHLEVISNNLISNLIGIPGSGGAGGLKGQGDGGTNGTSGFNGTNGTGGAIYTDVDVSSTPGINFNRILDNTLPDIASNGANANAENNWWGSNDEPSSRVSAGVDYSPWIMLRLMADPTNIHYLSNSTITADLTWNTINGVDPYQQPTGGYVPDEIPVEFGMVSGPEGVDPTDTETTDGIGTTTYTGEGVGTAVIFTQVDNEYLTTSVTVEKANTIITVEAASGVYLGSTTLTATLTNQYNTPLNGKTINFYIGSTFINSATTNTNGIATITYNPITLNPTGSPYTITAEFLGNQYYNLTNGTNNLTINKANTTITVNPSTGTYLGSTTLTATLTNEYGTPLNGETINFYIGSTFINSATTNTNGIVTITYNPITLNPTGSPYTITAEFLGNQYYNLTNGTNNLTINKANTTITVSDVTGNKGKTVDLTATLTDSYGNLLSGLEVSFTVNGVVAGTSFTDVNGVATLSYLIELVGGTYTIQANFEGDDYYNASTGNGTLKVPQADLYINSWASKTNPYVGEIITLTFKVGNRGPDTAQNVVFTLPIPDGMEFVDVTVDQGTATYDSVTRTVTWILGDVVVGDPTALVRVKALSAGTFIFKPSLTTDTYDPNLESNIQTVTVNARTVPETNGQTVGMQTTGAPIAPLLFAVLMVLGGLILPKRK